One genomic window of Desulfobulbaceae bacterium includes the following:
- the recN gene encoding DNA repair protein RecN codes for MLNEIRIENLALIERLHVVLGKGLTVFSGETGAGKSIVLQAIALLTGARASSSWVRTGAAQAVVEATFDCPESPALHNELREMGLDEVDELLIKRVVSSDGKSRFYLNGGLTTARLVQSVSEHLVSVASQHDHQRLLNPKYHLDFIDMAGELWSNREMVTGFFDQWAEAKKELDLLRQREMDKEQRRDFLSYQLREIDAAAIEVGEDERLTRDRLRLKGSADLKKFGLKCYRELQSASESLGLARKNIDAIAAIDQDASVLAASVAEQSFLIDDYVGQIRDYLNRVPDDELALEEIVARITYLQQLKRKYGEDLADILAYAEKIREELHGLDELDQKIGLLAKECAAIESGLIRSADELSLARKEVAIRLGNAVRDELRALSFAQADFVAAFKESDKKLEMMTRAGWDRCEFMFSANPGEPVKPLASIASGGELSRVMLALKCLLARQDSVETVIFDEIDAGIGGKAAEAVARKIKELAQHHQVICITHLPQIAAAGASHFLVEKRLADGRTSTAITELDSSARLPEIARMLDGDSVSPQSLAFASELIDRNHSPRQGSTP; via the coding sequence ATGCTTAATGAAATACGAATAGAGAATCTTGCCTTAATCGAGAGGCTTCATGTCGTTCTTGGTAAAGGGTTGACCGTTTTTTCCGGTGAGACCGGGGCGGGCAAATCCATTGTCCTGCAAGCAATCGCCTTATTGACCGGGGCCAGGGCTTCTTCTTCCTGGGTCAGGACCGGTGCGGCCCAGGCCGTGGTCGAGGCTACTTTTGATTGCCCTGAGTCGCCCGCTTTGCATAACGAACTTCGTGAGATGGGACTCGATGAGGTAGATGAACTCTTGATTAAACGAGTGGTTTCCTCCGATGGCAAGAGTCGGTTCTACCTCAATGGCGGCTTGACCACCGCTCGTCTGGTCCAGTCTGTCAGCGAACATCTGGTAAGTGTTGCCAGCCAGCATGACCATCAACGCCTGCTCAATCCTAAGTATCATCTTGATTTTATCGATATGGCAGGTGAGCTGTGGTCGAACAGGGAGATGGTTACCGGTTTTTTTGATCAATGGGCCGAAGCAAAAAAGGAACTTGATCTCCTCAGACAACGGGAAATGGATAAAGAACAGCGCCGTGATTTTCTTTCTTATCAACTTCGCGAAATTGATGCAGCGGCTATCGAAGTTGGGGAGGACGAACGCCTTACTCGAGATCGTCTGCGCTTGAAAGGGTCTGCCGACTTAAAGAAGTTTGGCCTAAAATGTTACCGAGAACTACAATCTGCCTCCGAGTCCTTGGGCCTGGCCCGTAAGAACATCGATGCCATCGCGGCGATTGATCAGGATGCCTCTGTACTTGCGGCTTCCGTGGCTGAGCAGAGTTTCCTGATTGATGACTATGTAGGGCAGATTCGTGATTACTTGAATCGGGTGCCTGACGACGAGTTGGCCTTAGAAGAGATTGTCGCCCGGATCACTTATCTTCAGCAACTAAAGCGCAAATACGGAGAAGACTTGGCTGATATCTTGGCATATGCCGAAAAAATACGCGAGGAGTTGCACGGTCTTGACGAACTTGATCAGAAGATCGGACTGCTCGCTAAAGAGTGCGCAGCTATCGAGAGTGGACTGATTCGGTCGGCTGACGAACTGTCTCTGGCGCGAAAGGAGGTGGCTATTCGGCTCGGCAATGCGGTTCGTGATGAACTGCGTGCCTTAAGTTTTGCACAGGCTGATTTTGTCGCGGCGTTTAAGGAGAGTGACAAGAAGCTTGAGATGATGACCAGGGCAGGGTGGGATCGATGCGAATTCATGTTCTCAGCCAATCCTGGAGAACCTGTGAAGCCATTGGCAAGCATTGCCTCGGGCGGAGAACTCTCTCGAGTGATGCTGGCCTTAAAGTGTTTGCTTGCGAGACAAGACTCCGTGGAAACGGTTATCTTCGATGAGATCGATGCTGGTATCGGCGGCAAGGCTGCCGAGGCGGTGGCCCGCAAGATTAAAGAACTTGCCCAGCATCATCAAGTGATCTGCATTACCCATCTGCCGCAAATTGCTGCGGCTGGCGCCAGTCATTTTCTGGTAGAGAAGCGGTTGGCCGATGGTCGAACTTCTACGGCCATCACCGAGCTTGACTCTTCCGCGCGGCTGCCTGAAATCGCCCGGATGCTCGATGGTGACTCAGTTTCTCCACAATCACTAGCCTTTGCTTCGGAACTTATTGATCGCAATCACTCACCGCGTCAAGGAAGTACTCCATGA
- a CDS encoding thiamine biosynthesis protein gives MTQAIALFSGGLDSILACRVVARQGIKVLAVKFVTPFFDYDILERPGYSQEIKEKYDIDVTVVDLSTEYFSLLRNPAHGYGKHFNPCLDCKIFMMTKAREMMAVQGASFLISGEVLGQRPMSQRRDALRVVERDSGCNGILLRPLCAKHLLPTQPEINGLVDRAQLCDFGGRGRSPQIALAKEMGITDYPSPAGGCVLTDLNVAARIKRYYGEHQTIRVNDMRLIKVGRHFVLPDGAWLVMGRGEEENQSVLALAEENDLCLKLIDRPGPYALLRNLSSSTDLDLAAGLIARYGKKGPDGQPMPGQVECRGSNGTTVCAGVPPDPEHARSWVL, from the coding sequence ATGACCCAGGCAATCGCACTCTTTTCAGGTGGACTCGACAGCATCCTTGCCTGCCGGGTAGTGGCCCGTCAAGGGATCAAGGTGTTGGCGGTTAAATTCGTCACCCCTTTTTTCGATTACGATATCCTGGAGCGGCCAGGTTATTCTCAAGAGATCAAGGAAAAATACGATATCGACGTCACTGTTGTGGATCTCAGTACCGAGTACTTTTCTCTGCTCCGGAATCCTGCCCATGGTTATGGCAAACATTTCAACCCCTGTCTTGATTGCAAGATTTTCATGATGACCAAGGCTCGCGAAATGATGGCCGTTCAAGGCGCCTCATTCCTGATCTCCGGTGAAGTTCTCGGCCAGAGGCCAATGTCTCAGCGCCGGGACGCACTCAGGGTGGTCGAACGGGACTCCGGTTGTAACGGCATCTTGCTCCGCCCCCTGTGCGCCAAGCATCTCCTCCCGACCCAGCCGGAAATAAACGGGCTTGTGGATCGGGCACAGTTGTGTGATTTTGGCGGTCGTGGACGTTCTCCGCAGATCGCCCTGGCAAAAGAGATGGGGATCACCGACTATCCCAGTCCGGCCGGTGGCTGTGTCCTGACCGATCTGAATGTGGCGGCGAGGATCAAGCGGTATTATGGAGAACACCAAACCATTCGGGTTAATGATATGCGTCTGATCAAGGTAGGGCGTCATTTTGTCCTGCCTGACGGGGCCTGGCTGGTGATGGGGCGAGGTGAAGAGGAAAATCAATCTGTCCTGGCTCTTGCGGAGGAGAATGATCTCTGCCTGAAGCTTATTGACCGGCCAGGACCTTATGCGCTGCTCAGGAATCTGTCTTCATCGACAGACCTTGATCTAGCGGCTGGTCTTATCGCTCGTTACGGTAAAAAAGGCCCGGATGGTCAGCCCATGCCTGGGCAGGTCGAGTGCCGGGGGAGTAATGGCACCACAGTCTGTGCCGGGGTGCCCCCCGATCCTGAGCATGCTCGATCATGGGTTCTCTAA
- a CDS encoding radical SAM protein — protein MLLIHPPLAKPCEPPAGIPLLAGALRKNGLACTVLDANLEGIFSLLGAQPLLKIGDTWSKRAGRNLENNLSSLRSWSLYQNPSRYNRAVADVNRVLDMAGRAHGLSVNLANYQDPLLSSLKSSDLLQAWQNPQDNIFHPYFARRLPQVLEKFCPRAVGFSLNYLSQAITTFAMAGFIKRHFPGLPVVLGGGLITSWLRRPGWRNPFSGMVDHLVAGPGEGPLLDLLGGGIHQGNVHYCPDYSGLPLADYLAPGFILPYAASSGCYWQKCSFCPESAEKNPYLPVPVEQVVDDITNLSEATKPTLIHFLDNAVSPALLRQLIAQPPGVKWYGFSRIVPELADVTFCQALKESGCVMLKLGLESGDQTVLNATDKGINITMVSSALRALEKAGIATFVYLLFGTPAESLAEARATMDFVVSHHSAITFLNLAVFNMPISSSEVHGLTTSTFSEGDLSLYTDFEHPLGWDRQSIRRFLDEEFKRHPAIDAILKRIPPIFTSNHAPFFC, from the coding sequence ATGCTGCTTATTCATCCTCCGCTAGCCAAACCGTGCGAGCCGCCGGCAGGGATTCCCCTGTTGGCCGGCGCCCTGCGGAAAAACGGCCTGGCATGCACCGTGCTGGATGCCAATCTTGAGGGGATTTTCTCTCTTCTCGGGGCTCAGCCATTGCTTAAAATCGGTGATACCTGGTCCAAGCGCGCTGGGCGAAATCTTGAGAACAACCTCTCCTCTCTCCGCAGTTGGTCGCTGTATCAGAACCCGTCGCGCTATAACAGGGCAGTTGCTGATGTCAATCGTGTCCTCGATATGGCCGGACGAGCCCATGGTTTATCCGTGAATTTGGCTAACTATCAGGACCCTTTGCTCTCGTCGCTCAAGTCAAGCGATCTTCTTCAAGCCTGGCAGAACCCACAGGACAATATCTTTCATCCCTATTTTGCTCGGCGTTTGCCGCAGGTACTGGAAAAGTTTTGTCCTCGGGCGGTTGGTTTCTCTCTTAATTACTTGAGTCAGGCCATTACCACCTTCGCCATGGCGGGTTTCATTAAGCGCCACTTCCCTGGTCTGCCGGTGGTCCTTGGCGGGGGCTTGATCACTTCGTGGCTACGCCGTCCAGGCTGGAGAAACCCCTTTAGCGGAATGGTCGACCATCTGGTGGCAGGTCCAGGCGAAGGGCCACTGCTTGATCTTCTGGGCGGTGGAATCCATCAGGGAAATGTTCATTATTGTCCTGACTACTCCGGGTTGCCGCTTGCAGATTATCTGGCGCCAGGATTCATTCTCCCCTATGCCGCATCTTCAGGATGCTATTGGCAAAAGTGCAGCTTCTGTCCTGAAAGCGCCGAGAAGAATCCCTATCTCCCGGTGCCGGTTGAGCAGGTTGTTGATGATATCACCAATCTGAGTGAGGCGACTAAGCCCACCCTGATTCACTTTCTGGATAACGCGGTTAGTCCTGCTCTCTTAAGGCAGTTGATAGCGCAACCTCCTGGCGTCAAGTGGTATGGATTTTCTCGAATAGTCCCGGAACTTGCGGATGTAACTTTTTGTCAGGCACTGAAGGAGTCCGGGTGTGTGATGCTCAAACTGGGTCTTGAGTCAGGGGATCAAACGGTCTTGAATGCCACAGACAAGGGAATCAACATCACCATGGTCTCAAGTGCCCTTAGAGCACTTGAGAAAGCGGGAATTGCCACCTTTGTTTACCTGCTCTTCGGCACTCCGGCAGAATCCCTTGCCGAGGCCAGAGCTACTATGGACTTTGTGGTGAGTCATCACTCGGCCATCACCTTTCTTAACCTTGCAGTTTTCAATATGCCGATTAGTAGTTCTGAAGTTCACGGACTAACTACCAGCACCTTCTCGGAAGGCGATCTTTCATTATACACCGATTTTGAGCACCCTTTGGGCTGGGATCGGCAATCAATTCGTCGCTTTCTGGATGAGGAATTCAAACGTCATCCAGCCATTGATGCAATCTTGAAACGTATCCCGCCAATCTTCACCTCGAACCACGCCCCGTTTTTCTGCTGA
- a CDS encoding CoB--CoM heterodisulfide reductase iron-sulfur subunit A family protein: protein MQHPSLTAPNHPPYKTGSVLVIGGGVAGVQTALDMTQLGLKVYLVEKSAAIGGVMARLDKTFPTNDCSLCILAPKLVEAGRDANIDILTRAEIVGLSGEPGNFKATILKHPRYIDETTCTGCGQCAQYCLKQIDDDYNENLAITSAIHIDYAQAVPATYAIDPEKCLRLKHGTCGLCAVVCQKRAINFDEQPQTLTLSVGAVVLAPGFGRVKEEVLAHYGWGKFPDVLTAFEHERLMCASGPTNGEIVRPSDRKHPKKIAFLQCVGSRDATCDNNYCSSVCCMYAIKQATLAREHDPEAEITLFYMDVRTHGKGFDAARERATRENNFRVIYARPPRVEDVFDGRMLLTWSTEDGKHHYEKFDLVVLSQGLESPDDADSLAATCGISLNKYQFAATGAYAPLTTDRPGVYVIGAFQGPKDIPDSVVQAGGVSGLCSALLAGARHQSTVQVDFPEERDIAQEEPRIGVFVCHCGTNIGGVVSVPDVAAYARTLPHVVYATNNLYSCSQDTQQQLVDIIRAQRLNRIVVAACTPRTHEPLFQATMREAGLNRALFEMANIRDQCSWVHMHEPQQATDKARDLVRMAVAKAAFLRPLAEHKLPVTPSALVVGGGLAGMTAALTIAGQGYETTLVERGEHLGGQALRLDRDRFDGIPAQQVGELIRQVEQHPQITVLRQASVASVSGYVGNFTTTVSTCDSSQVINHGVAVLATGGKPYQPHQYLHGASNRVVTQLELEQRLASAQPLPAKSKQIVMIQCVGSRGDDLSYCSRVCCGQALKNSLRLKKMRPELGIIVFYRDMRAYGFMEDDYRAAREQGVLFIRYTPERPPQVTPGRGKSSPLNVTGYDPLLGEEITFNADLLVLSVGIVPENTRDLALMLKVPVTAENFYLEAHVKLRPVDLPVDGVFTCGLAHSPQSMAESIAQAQAAAGRACQPLARGYIAPEPIVSSVDQEKCIGCGACQTFCPYKAIEIFKVDNRKKARTITASCKGCGVCSARCPTMAIDMGRFTLDSIMAQIGAFADTSAA, encoded by the coding sequence ATGCAACACCCTAGTCTCACAGCACCAAATCACCCCCCCTATAAAACAGGCTCAGTCCTCGTCATCGGCGGCGGCGTCGCTGGAGTTCAAACAGCCCTCGACATGACTCAGCTCGGGCTGAAGGTCTATCTTGTCGAGAAAAGCGCCGCCATTGGCGGGGTCATGGCCCGGCTGGACAAGACCTTCCCCACCAACGATTGCTCGCTTTGCATCCTGGCTCCGAAGCTGGTTGAGGCAGGGCGTGACGCCAACATCGACATCCTGACCCGCGCGGAGATTGTCGGCCTTAGTGGCGAGCCAGGCAACTTTAAGGCCACCATACTCAAGCACCCACGCTACATCGACGAGACTACCTGCACCGGCTGCGGCCAGTGCGCCCAATACTGCCTGAAGCAAATCGATGACGACTACAATGAAAACCTGGCCATCACCAGCGCTATCCACATCGATTACGCCCAGGCGGTGCCTGCCACTTATGCCATCGACCCGGAAAAATGCCTGCGCCTAAAACACGGCACCTGCGGCCTCTGTGCCGTGGTCTGCCAGAAAAGGGCGATCAATTTCGATGAACAGCCTCAGACCCTCACGCTTTCAGTAGGGGCGGTGGTGCTCGCCCCCGGCTTTGGCCGGGTTAAGGAGGAGGTTCTTGCCCATTACGGTTGGGGCAAATTCCCGGATGTCCTGACCGCCTTTGAGCACGAGCGTTTGATGTGCGCCTCAGGCCCTACCAATGGTGAGATCGTCCGCCCCTCCGACCGCAAGCACCCCAAGAAAATTGCCTTCCTGCAATGCGTCGGCTCACGCGATGCGACCTGCGACAACAACTACTGTTCGTCAGTCTGTTGCATGTACGCCATCAAACAGGCCACCCTCGCCCGCGAGCACGACCCGGAAGCAGAAATCACCCTCTTCTACATGGACGTCCGCACCCACGGTAAGGGCTTCGATGCCGCCCGCGAGCGAGCCACCCGTGAGAATAACTTCAGGGTCATCTATGCCCGTCCACCCAGGGTTGAAGATGTCTTTGACGGTCGTATGCTGCTCACCTGGTCAACGGAAGACGGGAAACATCACTACGAAAAATTCGATTTGGTGGTTCTCTCCCAAGGCCTTGAATCCCCGGATGACGCTGACTCCTTGGCCGCAACCTGCGGCATCTCCTTGAACAAGTACCAGTTCGCCGCCACCGGCGCCTATGCGCCGCTTACCACTGATCGGCCTGGGGTCTATGTGATTGGCGCCTTCCAAGGCCCCAAGGACATCCCGGACTCGGTGGTCCAGGCCGGGGGCGTGTCCGGGCTCTGCTCCGCCTTGCTGGCCGGGGCCAGACATCAGTCCACTGTCCAAGTCGATTTCCCTGAGGAGAGGGACATCGCTCAGGAGGAACCGAGAATTGGGGTCTTCGTCTGCCACTGCGGCACCAATATCGGCGGCGTGGTCAGTGTGCCAGACGTGGCAGCCTACGCCCGCACCCTGCCCCATGTCGTCTATGCCACCAATAACCTTTACTCCTGTTCCCAGGACACCCAGCAGCAGTTGGTCGATATTATCCGCGCACAGCGCCTGAACCGGATTGTGGTGGCGGCCTGCACCCCGCGTACTCACGAGCCGTTGTTTCAGGCCACCATGCGTGAGGCCGGTCTCAACCGAGCCCTGTTCGAGATGGCCAATATCCGTGATCAATGCTCCTGGGTTCACATGCATGAACCGCAACAGGCCACCGATAAGGCCCGTGATCTGGTGCGGATGGCAGTGGCCAAGGCGGCTTTTTTGCGCCCTCTTGCGGAACATAAGCTGCCGGTAACGCCGAGCGCCCTTGTCGTCGGCGGGGGCCTGGCCGGGATGACCGCCGCCTTGACTATTGCCGGACAGGGCTATGAAACAACGCTGGTAGAGCGAGGCGAGCACCTTGGCGGCCAGGCACTGCGGCTTGATCGTGATCGCTTTGACGGCATCCCTGCCCAACAGGTAGGCGAGCTGATCCGCCAGGTGGAGCAGCACCCGCAGATTACCGTCTTGAGACAGGCCTCGGTGGCCTCGGTGTCCGGCTATGTCGGCAATTTCACCACCACGGTCAGCACCTGCGACAGCTCGCAGGTGATCAACCATGGGGTGGCGGTGCTGGCCACCGGCGGCAAGCCCTATCAGCCGCACCAATATTTGCATGGAGCTTCTAACAGGGTCGTCACCCAACTCGAGCTGGAACAGCGCTTGGCCTCAGCCCAACCCCTGCCCGCCAAGTCGAAACAGATCGTCATGATTCAGTGTGTCGGCTCTCGCGGCGACGATCTTTCGTACTGTAGCCGGGTATGTTGCGGGCAAGCCTTGAAGAACAGTCTGCGGCTGAAAAAGATGCGGCCTGAGCTTGGCATCATCGTCTTTTACCGCGACATGCGGGCCTATGGGTTCATGGAGGATGATTACCGCGCCGCCCGTGAGCAGGGGGTTCTCTTTATCCGTTACACCCCAGAACGTCCGCCCCAGGTCACCCCAGGCCGGGGCAAGTCGAGTCCGCTTAACGTCACGGGCTACGATCCACTGCTGGGAGAAGAGATCACGTTCAATGCCGACCTGCTAGTCCTGTCGGTGGGCATCGTGCCTGAGAACACCAGGGACTTGGCCCTGATGCTCAAGGTGCCGGTGACGGCGGAAAATTTCTACCTTGAGGCCCATGTCAAACTACGACCGGTTGACCTGCCGGTGGATGGCGTTTTTACTTGCGGTCTAGCTCATTCACCGCAGTCCATGGCCGAGAGCATCGCCCAGGCTCAAGCCGCTGCCGGGCGAGCCTGTCAGCCCTTAGCGCGAGGCTATATCGCCCCGGAACCAATCGTCAGCTCGGTCGATCAAGAAAAATGTATTGGTTGTGGCGCTTGCCAAACCTTCTGTCCCTACAAAGCCATCGAAATTTTCAAGGTCGATAACCGCAAGAAGGCTCGCACCATCACTGCCTCTTGCAAGGGTTGCGGGGTCTGTTCGGCCCGCTGTCCGACCATGGCTATCGACATGGGCCGCTTCACCCTGGACAGCATTATGGCTCAGATCGGTGCCTTTGCTGACACAAGTGCCGCTTAA
- a CDS encoding hydrogenase iron-sulfur subunit, producing MTEPYSPKILGFLCNWCCYTAADSAGVGRYQYPPNLRVIRIMCTGRLDPSFPLAGLASGADGIFVGGCHPGECHYQDGNYHALVSAALVHEVLSRLGVNNQRFLIDWASAAEGPNFVKIITAFTAQVAALGPLGAAENCAADDLRAKLDKAAIASCDRKIRIGLITASSEMMKTRDFSRPAINALVQTKCDKALSALFSE from the coding sequence ATGACCGAACCATACTCCCCTAAAATTCTTGGTTTTCTATGCAACTGGTGCTGCTACACCGCCGCCGATTCGGCAGGAGTTGGCCGCTACCAGTATCCGCCCAATCTGCGGGTTATCCGCATCATGTGCACGGGTCGGCTTGATCCGTCCTTTCCTCTGGCTGGCCTTGCCTCAGGGGCGGACGGTATCTTTGTCGGCGGTTGTCATCCCGGCGAATGTCATTACCAGGACGGCAACTACCACGCCTTAGTGTCGGCGGCTCTGGTGCATGAGGTGCTATCCCGGCTCGGGGTCAACAATCAGCGCTTCCTGATCGATTGGGCCTCGGCAGCGGAAGGGCCAAACTTCGTTAAGATCATCACCGCCTTTACTGCGCAGGTGGCGGCTCTTGGCCCCTTGGGAGCAGCAGAGAACTGCGCGGCTGACGACCTCAGGGCAAAACTCGACAAGGCGGCAATAGCCAGCTGTGACCGCAAGATCCGCATAGGGCTGATCACCGCCTCCAGCGAAATGATGAAGACCCGTGATTTTTCAAGGCCCGCCATCAATGCCCTGGTTCAGACGAAATGTGACAAAGCGTTATCGGCCTTGTTTTCAGAATAA
- a CDS encoding adhesin, with product MLDVTEMAGQKLKQYLEENKIESAVRVALMNGCGGPSLGLALDEAKATDAIADQDGVRVIIDNELLCQCGAVRVDFAEGSGCGCKSGFSVTASVPLPSTGGGCGGSCSSGSCGS from the coding sequence ATGCTTGATGTAACAGAAATGGCTGGTCAGAAATTGAAACAGTATCTTGAAGAGAACAAAATCGAGTCCGCAGTCCGGGTAGCATTGATGAACGGTTGTGGCGGCCCATCTTTAGGCCTGGCCTTAGATGAGGCCAAAGCGACGGATGCGATTGCTGATCAGGATGGCGTGCGGGTGATCATCGATAACGAGCTTCTCTGCCAATGTGGCGCAGTGCGGGTGGATTTTGCTGAAGGCTCGGGCTGTGGTTGTAAGAGTGGTTTTTCAGTGACCGCAAGCGTCCCACTACCAAGCACTGGTGGCGGCTGCGGCGGTTCCTGTTCATCCGGCTCCTGTGGTAGTTGA